The Pyrococcus horikoshii OT3 genome includes a window with the following:
- a CDS encoding tetratricopeptide repeat protein: protein MEAEEIIGLLKKGDLEKAKDALSKEIDNLSDEELKEILEVAESVAKEKEDIELLKLVVYYYAEFFGIDKLEEFEGIAKEKGYEGLMHLADLYSLLGYPEKALDIYRELLKTDLIKEKEHIGEIYYGIATIHDELQEYDKALEAINEAVKAFKESNNVEKLHQAEVYRAYITFENGDRDKAKEILAGLLPHVTNREIKAQIHLVFKEIFEDEENYEAAIQESLYSLIEGIDTEVFDLAFDGLIDLIWELILEDKFEEIYKSMPMFKVAIPSLKDFFEGVRRIAMYREGKIGREEVSEILMKVKDERLVSILEFLGEAEV from the coding sequence ATGGAAGCTGAAGAGATAATAGGGCTCTTAAAGAAAGGTGACCTTGAAAAGGCAAAGGATGCTCTCAGCAAAGAGATAGACAACCTAAGTGATGAGGAACTAAAAGAAATCTTAGAGGTTGCCGAATCAGTGGCAAAGGAAAAGGAGGATATAGAGTTACTAAAGCTCGTCGTCTACTATTATGCAGAATTCTTCGGAATCGATAAGCTCGAAGAGTTCGAAGGTATAGCAAAAGAGAAAGGGTATGAAGGGCTAATGCACCTCGCAGATCTGTATTCCCTCCTAGGCTATCCCGAAAAGGCATTGGATATTTACAGGGAACTCCTAAAGACGGATTTAATAAAAGAGAAAGAGCATATAGGGGAAATTTATTATGGGATAGCAACAATTCATGACGAACTACAGGAATACGATAAGGCCCTGGAAGCTATAAACGAGGCCGTCAAAGCGTTTAAAGAGAGTAATAACGTTGAGAAGCTTCATCAAGCTGAAGTTTATAGGGCGTATATAACGTTTGAAAATGGGGATAGGGATAAAGCTAAAGAGATCCTAGCCGGTTTACTTCCACACGTGACCAATAGAGAGATAAAAGCCCAGATACACCTCGTTTTTAAAGAGATTTTTGAAGATGAGGAAAACTATGAGGCCGCAATCCAGGAATCCCTCTATTCCTTAATTGAGGGTATTGATACGGAAGTTTTTGACCTTGCATTCGACGGCTTAATAGATTTAATATGGGAGCTAATACTCGAGGATAAGTTCGAGGAAATTTATAAGAGCATGCCAATGTTCAAGGTTGCGATACCCAGCCTTAAAGACTTCTTCGAAGGGGTAAGAAGGATAGCAATGTACAGAGAGGGGAAGATTGGAAGGGAAGAGGTTAGCGAGATCTTAATGAAGGTAAAGGATGAAAGGCTTGTATCAATCTTAGAATTCCTGGGGGAAGCAGAGGTATGA
- a CDS encoding molybdenum cofactor biosynthesis protein MoaE — protein sequence MEDSKIALIKKPADFDIARAISLISSSSTGGIVIFLGKVRDENFGRRVKRLIYEAYEEMALKEMEKIRKEALSKFPIIDALIWHRVGELEIGENTILVIASSKHRREAFEACIWMVDEVKKRVPIWKREITEEGEYWIEGDKAVPAGKI from the coding sequence ATGGAAGATTCAAAGATTGCCCTTATCAAGAAACCAGCGGATTTTGATATTGCTAGGGCCATTTCGTTGATTTCATCTAGTTCAACTGGAGGGATCGTGATATTCCTGGGAAAAGTTAGGGATGAAAACTTTGGTAGAAGGGTAAAGAGGCTTATATATGAAGCCTACGAGGAGATGGCCCTCAAGGAAATGGAGAAAATTAGGAAGGAAGCGTTAAGTAAGTTCCCAATTATAGACGCTTTGATATGGCATAGGGTCGGAGAATTGGAAATAGGCGAGAATACTATTCTTGTCATTGCATCTTCTAAGCATAGAAGGGAAGCTTTTGAAGCCTGTATTTGGATGGTTGATGAGGTTAAGAAGCGTGTTCCTATCTGGAAGAGGGAAATAACGGAGGAAGGAGAATATTGGATCGAGGGAGATAAAGCAGTTCCTGCCGGAAAAATATAG
- a CDS encoding ATPase domain-containing protein: MAYQPVRRVKSGIPGFDELIEGGFPEGTTVLLTGGTGTGKTTFAAQFIYKGAEEYGEPGVFVTLEERARDLRREMASFGWDFEKYEKEGKIAIVDGVSSVVGLPSEEKFVLEDRFNVDNFLRYIYRVVKAINAKRLVIDSIPSIALRLEEERKIREVLLKLNTILLEMGVTTILTTEAPDPQHGKLSRYGIEEFIARGVIVLDLQEKNIELKRYVLIRKMRETRHSMKKYPFEIGPNGIVVYPSGEIY, encoded by the coding sequence ATGGCTTACCAACCAGTTAGGAGAGTTAAAAGTGGTATTCCAGGGTTTGATGAATTGATTGAGGGAGGTTTTCCAGAAGGAACTACCGTCCTACTCACCGGTGGAACTGGGACAGGTAAAACGACCTTTGCCGCTCAATTCATTTACAAGGGTGCCGAGGAATATGGGGAGCCAGGAGTCTTTGTAACTCTAGAAGAAAGGGCTAGAGATTTAAGAAGGGAAATGGCATCATTCGGGTGGGATTTTGAGAAGTACGAAAAGGAAGGAAAAATAGCGATTGTTGATGGTGTTAGCTCCGTAGTGGGATTACCCAGTGAGGAAAAGTTTGTCCTTGAGGATAGATTTAATGTGGATAACTTTTTGAGGTACATATACAGGGTTGTGAAGGCGATAAATGCAAAGAGATTAGTTATAGATTCGATACCTTCGATAGCTCTAAGGTTAGAAGAGGAGAGGAAAATAAGGGAAGTACTGCTTAAATTAAATACGATTCTCCTTGAAATGGGTGTTACAACGATCTTAACTACTGAAGCTCCCGATCCTCAGCATGGTAAGCTAAGTAGGTATGGAATTGAGGAGTTCATAGCAAGGGGAGTAATTGTACTGGATCTCCAGGAAAAGAACATTGAGTTGAAGAGATACGTTTTAATAAGGAAGATGCGTGAGACGAGGCATTCTATGAAGAAGTATCCATTTGAGATAGGGCCGAATGGTATCGTCGTGTATCCGAGCGGAGAGATATACTAA
- a CDS encoding sulfur metabolism transcriptional regulator SurR has protein sequence MEPDIFYILGNKVRRDLLSHLTCTECYFSLLSSRVTVSSTAVAKHLKIMEREGILESYEKEERFIGPTKKYYKISVAKSYVVTLTPDMFWFKGFELGEPKLEDVRVELSKLDKSPEGLNNLLSEFLKANRELEKILKAFISLEAYRNELIKKIKDEYLKKIGDMTQLAILHYILLNGEASVEELSDRLNLKEREVREKIIEMGRFVPIKLINNEKVLIDEDKILKGDWNAEENQGSGE, from the coding sequence ATGGAACCCGACATCTTTTACATCCTGGGAAACAAAGTTAGGAGGGATCTACTTTCCCACTTAACATGTACCGAATGTTATTTCAGCTTGTTGAGTAGCAGGGTTACCGTTTCATCGACGGCCGTAGCTAAGCATCTGAAAATAATGGAGAGGGAGGGGATTTTAGAGTCCTATGAGAAGGAGGAGAGGTTCATAGGGCCTACCAAGAAGTACTATAAGATTTCCGTAGCAAAGTCTTACGTTGTAACTTTAACCCCTGACATGTTCTGGTTTAAGGGGTTTGAGCTCGGGGAACCGAAGCTTGAAGATGTTAGGGTTGAACTTTCAAAGCTTGATAAAAGTCCTGAGGGGTTAAACAATCTTTTGTCTGAATTCTTGAAGGCCAACAGAGAACTTGAGAAGATATTAAAGGCTTTTATCTCCCTGGAAGCCTACAGAAATGAGCTTATCAAGAAGATAAAGGATGAATACCTTAAGAAAATTGGTGATATGACTCAACTGGCTATCCTTCATTACATCCTATTAAATGGTGAGGCGAGCGTGGAGGAGCTGAGTGATAGACTTAACCTAAAGGAGAGAGAGGTGAGGGAGAAGATAATCGAAATGGGTAGATTCGTACCGATAAAGTTAATAAACAACGAAAAGGTTCTCATCGACGAGGATAAAATTTTGAAGGGTGATTGGAATGCCGAAGAAAATCAGGGTTCTGGTGAATGA
- a CDS encoding NAD+ synthase has product MRILDYDKVIERILEFIREKGNNGVVIGISGGVDSATVAYLATKALGKEKVLGLIMPYFENKDVEDAKLVAEKLGIGYKVINIKPIVDSFVENLELNLDRKGLGNIMSRTRMIMLYAHANSLGRIVLGTSNRSEFLTGYFTKWGDGASDYAPIINLYKTEVWEIAKRIGVPERIVKKKPSAGLWEGQTDEDELGISYNLLDEILWRMIDLKIGKEEIAKDLGIPLSLVERVEELIKKSEHKRRLPIGPSFEDLIVGP; this is encoded by the coding sequence ATGAGGATATTAGACTATGACAAAGTTATCGAAAGGATACTAGAGTTCATAAGGGAGAAGGGGAATAATGGTGTCGTCATTGGAATAAGCGGAGGAGTAGATAGTGCAACTGTTGCTTACCTAGCAACTAAAGCCCTAGGGAAAGAGAAAGTCCTCGGTTTAATAATGCCCTACTTTGAGAATAAAGACGTTGAAGATGCCAAGCTCGTCGCTGAAAAATTGGGAATAGGGTATAAAGTGATAAACATAAAGCCGATAGTCGATTCATTTGTGGAGAACCTTGAGCTAAACTTGGATAGGAAAGGACTCGGGAACATAATGTCCAGAACTAGGATGATAATGCTCTACGCTCACGCAAATTCTTTGGGGAGAATAGTTCTAGGAACTAGCAACAGGAGTGAGTTTCTAACTGGATACTTCACGAAATGGGGAGATGGAGCGAGTGACTATGCCCCAATAATAAATCTCTACAAAACCGAAGTGTGGGAGATAGCGAAGAGGATAGGAGTCCCCGAGAGAATAGTCAAGAAAAAACCAAGCGCTGGACTCTGGGAGGGCCAGACGGATGAAGACGAACTTGGAATTAGCTATAACCTTCTCGATGAGATACTTTGGAGGATGATAGATCTTAAGATCGGGAAGGAGGAGATAGCCAAAGACCTAGGTATACCGCTGAGCTTGGTAGAACGTGTTGAAGAATTGATAAAGAAAAGCGAGCACAAGAGAAGGTTACCGATAGGGCCGAGCTTCGAGGATCTCATAGTAGGGCCTTAA
- a CDS encoding radical SAM protein, with product MEKTRVIVADEVSFGRAKIVTVSKPPWTSKFHKGKLERIILLIGRGKGKFSEVEGIPRSIGCLGNNRLTLYREKLPISKFKEVIDEFSMLNPNGEVYITNYDDIKDAVELAEYSAKKGLDTYLIALSVDVPNVPKDRKFKLVGEYFYQELDDSIDDVDILLIVANYTQYRKLLDDGLRFSGEVWVDLLYPGSLKFLDFNPIEVRKILNPSSITYSPCMSGLVAISPEGFATPCPLLRKFIVGDVTKESLKTIVKKQRLRKFWKLTKDKIETCKRCSFRYMCHDCRALEYQATGELFGVEFCPLLDAL from the coding sequence GTGGAGAAGACGAGGGTTATTGTTGCAGATGAGGTATCATTTGGGAGGGCTAAGATCGTTACCGTCTCCAAGCCTCCATGGACGTCAAAGTTTCACAAGGGGAAGCTTGAGAGGATAATCCTTCTAATAGGAAGGGGAAAAGGAAAATTTTCTGAGGTGGAGGGTATACCAAGGAGCATAGGGTGTCTTGGAAATAATAGGTTAACGCTCTATCGTGAGAAATTGCCTATTTCAAAGTTTAAAGAGGTCATAGACGAATTTAGCATGCTCAATCCCAATGGCGAAGTTTACATAACAAATTATGATGACATCAAAGATGCCGTAGAACTAGCTGAGTATTCGGCCAAGAAAGGGCTTGATACGTACTTAATAGCCCTCTCCGTTGACGTTCCTAACGTTCCAAAAGATAGGAAGTTTAAACTTGTTGGGGAATACTTTTACCAGGAGCTTGATGATTCTATTGATGACGTTGATATTCTCCTGATAGTCGCCAATTATACCCAGTACAGGAAATTACTGGATGATGGCCTAAGATTCTCGGGTGAAGTTTGGGTTGATCTACTTTACCCTGGTTCACTTAAGTTCCTCGACTTTAACCCCATAGAGGTCAGAAAAATATTGAATCCGAGTTCTATAACTTATAGCCCCTGTATGTCCGGTTTGGTAGCAATAAGTCCAGAGGGCTTTGCGACTCCATGTCCATTACTTAGGAAGTTTATAGTCGGCGATGTCACTAAGGAGAGTCTAAAGACGATAGTTAAAAAACAGAGACTGAGGAAGTTCTGGAAGCTTACCAAGGACAAAATAGAAACTTGCAAAAGATGTTCCTTCAGGTATATGTGCCATGATTGTAGGGCCTTAGAATATCAAGCAACGGGAGAATTATTTGGTGTAGAATTTTGTCCACTTCTAGATGCCCTTTGA
- a CDS encoding NAD(P)/FAD-dependent oxidoreductase, which produces MRYDVVVVGSGVAGPIVARNVAKAGFSVLLVDKKPAIGAPKQCAEGLTINAFKQFDIPYDKRFINREIYGAKIYSPSGYTAELRYKEVSGVILERKVFDKMLAYYAAKAGAEVLARTEVVDVIRREGKIVGVKAKHEGEPMEIEAKVIVAADGVESTIARKAGIDTYAPPHEFDSGYEYEMIIEGFDPDLIHLFFGNEVAPRGYVWVFPKDEDRANVGIGINSDNEKTAKYYLDKWLKENNIPRNKILEVNVGLIPVGGFVKELVKENVLVVGDAARQVNPIHGGGMAEAMKASTIASKWIIKALEEENLELLKNYKEEWWKTEGPRMEKLLRLRRAMEKLTDEDLDVFVQLVSGTDLEKIAGGNYIEVVKALMKHPKVLMSRRRLEILKALL; this is translated from the coding sequence ATGAGGTACGACGTCGTCGTTGTTGGTTCTGGAGTTGCTGGGCCCATAGTTGCGAGGAACGTAGCTAAGGCCGGATTCTCAGTTTTGCTAGTTGATAAAAAGCCCGCTATAGGGGCCCCTAAGCAGTGTGCTGAGGGGTTAACTATTAACGCCTTTAAGCAATTCGATATACCCTATGATAAGAGGTTCATAAACAGGGAGATTTATGGGGCCAAGATATACTCGCCTAGTGGTTATACAGCTGAGCTCAGGTATAAGGAGGTCAGCGGGGTTATCCTGGAGAGGAAGGTTTTTGATAAAATGCTAGCTTACTATGCAGCTAAAGCGGGTGCTGAAGTTTTAGCTAGAACCGAGGTCGTTGATGTAATAAGGAGGGAAGGAAAGATAGTTGGCGTGAAGGCTAAGCATGAGGGCGAGCCTATGGAGATAGAAGCAAAGGTTATAGTTGCTGCTGATGGTGTGGAAAGTACTATAGCTAGGAAGGCCGGCATAGATACCTACGCCCCTCCCCACGAGTTTGACTCTGGCTACGAGTACGAGATGATAATAGAGGGCTTTGATCCGGACTTGATCCACCTATTCTTCGGAAATGAGGTAGCACCTAGGGGTTACGTTTGGGTCTTCCCAAAGGATGAAGACAGGGCTAACGTTGGTATCGGGATAAATTCCGACAATGAGAAGACGGCCAAGTATTACTTAGACAAGTGGCTTAAGGAGAATAATATACCGAGGAACAAGATCCTCGAGGTTAACGTTGGTTTAATCCCAGTTGGGGGCTTCGTAAAAGAGCTCGTGAAGGAGAACGTCCTTGTGGTTGGAGATGCTGCAAGGCAAGTAAATCCTATACACGGCGGTGGAATGGCCGAAGCTATGAAAGCTTCAACGATAGCCTCTAAGTGGATAATCAAGGCCCTTGAAGAGGAGAACCTTGAGCTACTCAAGAACTACAAGGAGGAGTGGTGGAAGACTGAGGGTCCTAGGATGGAAAAGCTACTGAGGCTAAGGAGGGCCATGGAGAAGCTTACGGATGAGGATCTTGACGTTTTCGTTCAGCTGGTAAGTGGAACAGACCTTGAGAAGATCGCTGGCGGTAACTACATCGAGGTAGTCAAAGCTTTGATGAAGCATCCAAAAGTTTTGATGAGCAGGAGAAGGCTCGAGATACTTAAGGCCCTACTATGA
- a CDS encoding RAD55 family ATPase, whose amino-acid sequence MEEPIEEKIERTVERVPTGIIDELINGGIPRGSVVLVIGDPKAGKSTFLTQFVYNQIKLGVPVIGVLVDISKYEFISNALEFGWEFTPYLDDKIILLDAYTQRLRKAPKFSFEETIVGDLSNTVNLLDAIKDTTLKILSSVKTDGVVGFISSMTPIFFETSKKEIYKFLEDLREFAHRNRQVWVLEMNSGIEEPYVETMVKAIVDGIIELRLVEEGKTLKRYLRIYGMRRTAHRLDWIEYSITSQGIKLIL is encoded by the coding sequence ATGGAAGAACCCATTGAGGAAAAGATCGAAAGGACAGTTGAGAGAGTCCCGACGGGAATAATAGATGAACTAATAAATGGAGGTATTCCTAGGGGAAGCGTCGTCTTAGTTATCGGTGACCCTAAAGCTGGTAAAAGCACCTTCTTAACTCAGTTCGTTTATAATCAGATAAAACTTGGTGTACCTGTCATAGGAGTTTTGGTTGACATATCTAAATACGAGTTCATAAGCAATGCCCTAGAGTTTGGATGGGAATTCACTCCATACTTAGATGATAAAATAATCCTTTTGGATGCTTACACTCAAAGGCTTAGGAAAGCTCCAAAGTTTTCATTCGAGGAAACTATAGTTGGGGATTTGAGCAATACCGTGAACCTGCTCGATGCGATTAAGGATACTACATTAAAGATATTATCAAGCGTTAAGACTGATGGAGTTGTCGGGTTCATATCTTCAATGACGCCGATATTTTTCGAGACTTCAAAGAAAGAAATTTATAAGTTCCTGGAAGATTTAAGGGAGTTTGCCCATAGGAATAGGCAGGTTTGGGTTTTAGAGATGAATTCTGGGATTGAGGAACCATACGTTGAGACAATGGTTAAGGCCATAGTGGATGGAATAATAGAGTTAAGGCTTGTTGAGGAAGGAAAGACCCTGAAGAGATATCTCAGAATATATGGAATGAGGAGAACAGCTCACAGATTGGATTGGATAGAGTATTCAATAACATCTCAAGGCATTAAGCTAATCCTGTAA
- a CDS encoding protein disulfide oxidoreductase: MGLISEEDKRIIKEEFFSKMVNPVKLIVFIGKEHCQYCDQLKQLVQELSELTDKLSYEIVDFDTPEGKELAEKYRIDRAPATTITQDGKDFGVRYFGIPAGHEFAAFLEDIVDVSKGDTDLMQDSKEEVSKIDKDVRILIFVTPTCPYCPLAVRMAHKFAIENTKAGKGKILGDMVEAIEYPEWADQYNVMAVPKIVIQVNGEDKVQFEGAYPEKMFLEKLLSALS, translated from the coding sequence ATGGGACTAATAAGTGAGGAGGACAAGAGGATAATTAAGGAAGAGTTCTTCTCAAAGATGGTGAACCCAGTCAAGCTCATCGTCTTCATAGGAAAAGAACACTGCCAATACTGTGATCAGCTTAAGCAATTAGTTCAGGAGCTCTCAGAGCTGACAGATAAGCTGAGCTATGAGATAGTTGACTTCGACACTCCCGAGGGAAAGGAGCTAGCTGAGAAGTACAGGATCGACAGGGCCCCAGCAACTACAATAACCCAGGATGGAAAGGACTTCGGCGTTAGATACTTCGGAATTCCAGCTGGACACGAGTTTGCAGCATTTCTTGAGGATATAGTTGATGTAAGCAAGGGAGACACCGATTTAATGCAGGATAGCAAGGAGGAGGTTTCAAAGATAGACAAAGACGTCAGGATATTGATCTTCGTAACGCCAACCTGCCCATACTGTCCATTAGCCGTTAGAATGGCCCACAAGTTCGCAATCGAGAACACAAAAGCTGGAAAAGGAAAGATCCTTGGAGACATGGTGGAAGCTATAGAGTATCCAGAATGGGCCGATCAGTACAACGTCATGGCCGTTCCAAAGATAGTAATACAGGTAAATGGAGAGGATAAAGTCCAATTCGAGGGGGCTTACCCAGAGAAAATGTTCCTGGAAAAGCTACTTTCAGCCCTAAGCTAG
- a CDS encoding DUF362 domain-containing protein: MPKKIRVLVNEDKCYLCGGCVGVCPTLAIHVSSSWEFIEDKCISCMICIKACPVGALSYEEVSQ; encoded by the coding sequence ATGCCGAAGAAAATCAGGGTTCTGGTGAATGAAGATAAGTGCTACCTCTGTGGTGGTTGTGTTGGTGTTTGTCCAACGTTGGCGATTCACGTTTCCTCGTCTTGGGAGTTCATAGAGGATAAGTGCATATCGTGCATGATCTGCATAAAGGCATGTCCCGTTGGGGCCTTAAGCTATGAGGAGGTGTCTCAATGA